One Dokdonia sp. Dokd-P16 genomic window carries:
- a CDS encoding SPOR domain-containing protein yields the protein MNGITFKNIQLTLAAAVFSFAFAKAQTAQSTINQDERITELLDLKSSLEKEGKLTDRYKIQLYSGSLNTASSTLKKYRNRVGTWSSSIKHETPNYKVWIGSFRNRREADRALMEIKKDFPSAFIFKPDGRD from the coding sequence ATGAACGGCATTACGTTTAAAAACATACAATTAACACTAGCCGCCGCTGTGTTTTCATTCGCTTTCGCGAAAGCACAAACCGCACAATCCACTATAAATCAAGATGAAAGAATTACAGAACTTCTTGATTTGAAAAGCAGTCTGGAAAAGGAAGGGAAGCTAACAGATAGATATAAAATTCAACTCTATTCTGGAAGCTTAAATACAGCAAGCTCAACATTAAAAAAGTATAGAAATCGCGTAGGGACATGGTCTTCGTCTATAAAACACGAAACCCCTAACTACAAAGTATGGATAGGGAGTTTTAGAAACAGACGTGAGGCAGACAGAGCTCTTATGGAAATCAAGAAAGACTTTCCAAGCGCTTTCATTTTTAAACCAGATGGTCGCGACTAA
- the infB gene encoding translation initiation factor IF-2: protein MAAATMRLNKVLREMNISLDRAVEFLGTKGIEIEARPTTKITTEVYEVLSGEFQTDANKKVASKEVAEAKEKEKEALRAAREVEIEAKAEAKAEAPKKQEVVKAKAQLNGPKQVGKIDLSKPAGNLADRKEAKKETAEEIKPKQEVKPVKEVKADPAATPKSEVKETPSPVVETKKEEVKSEVKAKAPEKKETPAVKKEEAKPADPKAKKEEKEVRLGDEVLKTDYKKLNGPNFTGQKIDLSKFKKPEKKSSASDDKKKRRRRITKPGTTTGGSKPGGNNTRGGNNSRGGNNAGKGRGRVVKAEPTEEEVQKQIRETLEKLQGKSSKGKGAKYRRDKRDQHRQKTEDDQAQQDIESKILKVTEFVTVSEVATMMDVGVTQIISACMSLGMMVTMNQRLDAETISIVADEFGYTVEFVNADIEDSIEEVVDLPEDLVERAPIVTVMGHVDHGKTSLLDYIREENVIAGESGGITQHIGAYGVQLENGKKVAFLDTPGHEAFTAMRARGAQVTDIAVIVVAADDSIMPQTKEAISHAQAAGVPIVFAINKIDLPAANPEKIKEGLAQMNLLVEDWGGKIQSQEISAKKGTGVKELLEKVLLEAELLELKANPNRNANGTVVEAFLDKGRGYVSTILVQAGTLSVGDYVLAGTTSGKVKAMHDERGKKIKKAGPSTPVSVLGLDGAPQAGDKFVVMSDEREAKDIATKRTQLQREQNVRTQRHITLDEIGRRIALGDFKELNIILKGDVDGSVEALTDSFQKLSTEEIAVNIIHKGVGAITESDVLLASASDAIIIGFNVRPAGNARQVADKEEIDIRTYSIIYDAINDLKDAMEGMLSPEMREEITGTAEIRETFKISKVGTIAGCMVMSGKIFRNSNIRLIRDSVVVYTGTLAALKRFKDDVKEVAKGYDCGMQIKNYNDIKIDDVIEAFQEVAVKKKLK from the coding sequence ATGGCAGCAGCAACAATGCGATTAAACAAGGTATTACGAGAAATGAACATTTCTCTAGATCGTGCCGTTGAGTTCTTAGGAACCAAAGGTATCGAGATAGAGGCGCGTCCGACTACGAAAATCACTACGGAGGTTTACGAGGTGCTTTCGGGTGAGTTTCAAACGGATGCCAATAAGAAAGTAGCTTCTAAGGAAGTTGCCGAAGCAAAAGAGAAAGAGAAGGAGGCACTGCGCGCCGCTCGAGAAGTTGAGATCGAAGCAAAAGCTGAGGCAAAAGCCGAGGCGCCTAAAAAGCAGGAGGTCGTTAAAGCTAAAGCACAGCTTAATGGGCCAAAGCAAGTGGGTAAAATTGATCTTAGTAAGCCAGCAGGAAATTTAGCAGACCGTAAGGAAGCTAAAAAAGAAACTGCAGAGGAGATTAAGCCAAAGCAGGAAGTGAAGCCTGTAAAAGAGGTGAAAGCTGATCCAGCTGCAACTCCTAAGTCTGAGGTTAAGGAAACTCCATCTCCAGTGGTTGAGACTAAGAAAGAAGAGGTTAAATCTGAAGTCAAAGCAAAAGCCCCTGAGAAAAAGGAAACTCCAGCTGTAAAAAAGGAAGAAGCAAAACCTGCAGATCCTAAAGCTAAGAAAGAGGAGAAAGAAGTGCGTTTAGGGGACGAAGTTCTCAAAACGGATTATAAAAAACTTAACGGTCCTAACTTTACAGGACAGAAGATAGACCTTTCTAAGTTTAAGAAGCCTGAGAAAAAATCATCTGCTTCAGACGATAAGAAAAAACGTCGTCGTCGTATTACAAAACCGGGAACTACTACAGGTGGTTCAAAACCCGGTGGAAATAATACGCGTGGAGGTAATAATTCTCGTGGCGGAAATAACGCTGGTAAAGGTAGAGGTCGTGTTGTAAAAGCAGAGCCTACTGAAGAAGAAGTACAAAAGCAAATTCGTGAGACTCTTGAAAAACTTCAAGGAAAGTCAAGCAAAGGAAAAGGAGCAAAATATCGTCGTGATAAACGTGATCAACACCGTCAGAAGACAGAAGATGATCAGGCACAGCAGGATATTGAGAGCAAAATCCTTAAAGTAACAGAGTTTGTTACGGTGAGTGAAGTTGCTACCATGATGGATGTAGGTGTTACTCAAATTATATCTGCGTGTATGTCACTCGGTATGATGGTAACAATGAACCAGCGTCTTGATGCAGAAACTATTTCTATTGTTGCAGATGAGTTTGGATATACAGTAGAATTTGTAAATGCAGACATTGAGGATTCTATTGAAGAGGTAGTTGACCTACCAGAAGATCTTGTAGAAAGAGCTCCTATTGTAACTGTAATGGGTCACGTAGATCATGGTAAAACATCTTTACTGGATTACATACGTGAAGAAAACGTTATTGCAGGTGAGAGTGGAGGAATCACACAGCACATTGGTGCTTATGGTGTGCAACTTGAAAATGGTAAGAAAGTAGCATTCTTAGATACACCTGGTCACGAAGCCTTTACGGCAATGCGTGCACGTGGTGCTCAGGTTACTGATATTGCAGTAATCGTAGTTGCAGCAGATGATAGTATAATGCCACAAACGAAAGAGGCAATTTCTCACGCACAAGCGGCGGGAGTACCTATTGTTTTTGCAATTAACAAGATAGACTTACCAGCAGCAAATCCAGAGAAAATAAAAGAAGGACTAGCTCAAATGAATCTTCTAGTAGAAGATTGGGGAGGTAAAATTCAATCACAAGAAATTTCTGCAAAGAAAGGAACGGGTGTAAAAGAATTACTTGAAAAAGTATTACTTGAAGCGGAGCTGCTCGAACTTAAAGCAAACCCTAATAGAAATGCAAATGGAACTGTAGTTGAAGCTTTCCTTGATAAAGGACGTGGATATGTATCTACTATTCTTGTGCAGGCAGGTACGCTTTCGGTAGGTGATTATGTATTGGCCGGTACAACATCTGGAAAGGTGAAGGCAATGCATGATGAGCGCGGTAAGAAAATTAAAAAAGCGGGTCCATCTACTCCAGTTTCAGTGTTAGGACTTGATGGAGCTCCTCAGGCTGGTGATAAGTTTGTTGTGATGTCAGATGAGCGTGAAGCAAAAGATATTGCAACAAAGCGTACGCAATTACAGCGTGAGCAAAATGTGCGTACACAGCGTCATATCACACTTGATGAAATAGGTCGTCGTATCGCATTAGGAGACTTTAAGGAGCTTAATATTATCCTTAAGGGAGATGTGGACGGATCTGTTGAAGCACTTACAGATAGTTTCCAGAAATTATCTACAGAGGAAATAGCAGTAAACATTATACATAAAGGTGTTGGTGCCATTACAGAGAGTGATGTGTTACTAGCTTCTGCATCAGATGCGATAATCATAGGATTTAATGTTCGTCCAGCAGGTAATGCGAGACAAGTTGCAGATAAAGAAGAAATCGATATCCGTACATACTCAATTATCTATGATGCGATAAATGATCTTAAGGATGCAATGGAAGGTATGCTTTCTCCAGAGATGAGAGAAGAGATAACTGGTACTGCAGAGATTCGTGAGACATTTAAGATATCTAAAGTGGGTACAATCGCAGGTTGTATGGTTATGAGTGGTAAAATCTTTAGAAACTCTAATATTCGTCTTATCCGTGATAGTGTAGTAGTTTATACTGGTACACTTGCTGCCTTAAAACGATTTAAGGATGATGTTAAGGAAGTAGCAAAAGGTTATGACTGTGGTATGCAGATTAAAAATTACAACGATATTAAAATTGATGATGTAATTGAAGCATTCCAAGAAGTAGCTGTAAAGAAGAAGCTTAAATAG
- the nusA gene encoding transcription termination factor NusA — protein sequence MENLALIDSFSEFKDDKLIDRVTLMAILEEVFRSTLKRRFGSDDNFDIIINPDKGDLEIWRNRVVVADGEVEDDNEEISLTNARKIEEDFEVGEDVSEEVKLFDLGRRSILALRQNLISKIHEHDNTNIYKQFKELEGELYTAEVHHIRHRAIILLDDDGNEIILPKDRQIPSDFFRKGENVRGVIESVELKGNKPSIVMSRTSPLFLEKLFESEIPEVFDGLITVKNVVRIPGEKAKVAVDSYDDRIDPVGACVGMKGSRIHGIVRELGNENIDVINYTTNLNLYITRALSPARITSIKINEENKTAQAVLKPEEVSKAIGRGGHNIRLAGQLTGYEIDVYREGVEEDVELTEFSDEIEAWVIEAFAKIGLDTARSVLEQDAEDLVRRTDLEEETVLDVMRILKAEFEE from the coding sequence ATGGAGAATTTAGCGTTAATCGATTCTTTTTCAGAATTCAAGGACGATAAATTAATAGATCGTGTAACCTTAATGGCCATCTTAGAAGAGGTGTTCAGAAGTACGTTAAAGAGACGTTTTGGTAGTGATGATAACTTTGATATTATTATAAATCCTGATAAAGGAGATCTTGAAATCTGGCGTAACCGTGTGGTTGTGGCAGATGGTGAGGTTGAAGATGATAATGAAGAGATTTCATTAACTAATGCTCGCAAGATTGAGGAAGATTTTGAAGTAGGAGAAGATGTTTCTGAAGAGGTGAAGCTTTTTGACTTAGGTCGACGTTCTATTTTGGCATTGCGTCAAAATTTAATTAGCAAGATTCATGAGCATGATAATACTAACATTTACAAGCAATTTAAAGAGCTTGAAGGTGAGTTGTATACTGCAGAGGTGCACCATATTAGACATAGAGCGATCATTTTACTTGATGATGACGGAAACGAGATTATCTTACCAAAAGATCGTCAGATTCCTTCAGATTTTTTCCGTAAAGGAGAAAATGTACGTGGAGTAATCGAAAGCGTAGAGTTGAAGGGAAATAAACCTTCAATTGTTATGTCTCGTACATCTCCATTGTTCTTAGAAAAATTATTTGAGTCTGAAATACCAGAAGTTTTTGACGGTCTAATTACTGTCAAGAATGTTGTGCGTATACCAGGGGAGAAGGCAAAAGTAGCAGTAGACTCTTATGATGATCGTATTGATCCAGTAGGAGCCTGTGTAGGTATGAAGGGTTCTCGTATTCATGGTATTGTACGTGAGTTAGGAAATGAGAATATTGATGTAATAAATTACACAACAAACCTTAACTTGTATATTACTAGAGCTTTAAGCCCTGCGCGTATTACAAGTATTAAGATTAATGAGGAAAATAAAACCGCACAAGCAGTTCTTAAACCTGAAGAGGTGAGTAAGGCTATAGGTCGCGGTGGTCATAACATTCGTTTGGCCGGACAGCTTACTGGATATGAGATTGACGTTTACAGAGAAGGTGTAGAGGAAGACGTTGAGCTTACAGAATTTTCAGATGAGATAGAAGCGTGGGTGATTGAAGCTTTCGCGAAAATTGGTCTTGATACCGCAAGAAGCGTATTAGAGCAAGATGCAGAAGATCTAGTACGTCGTACAGATTTAGAAGAAGAAACAGTTCTTGATGTGATGAGAATCCTCAAGGCAGAATTTGAAGAATAG
- the rimP gene encoding ribosome assembly cofactor RimP — protein sequence MLKEKVTNLLQEALDENPSLFLISLDIQGNNEVKIIIDGDSGVTVEDCMAVSRKVEHNLDREEEDFSLEVMSAGATSPLEIPRQYKKNIGRHLEVKTQDGEKIEGLMTEATDAEITLTWKTREPKPVGKGKVTVEKIETFPYNEIVQAKVMIKF from the coding sequence ATGTTGAAGGAAAAAGTAACCAATTTACTACAAGAAGCACTGGATGAGAATCCAAGTTTATTTTTGATTAGTCTTGATATTCAAGGGAATAACGAGGTTAAAATCATTATAGACGGTGATAGTGGTGTGACAGTTGAGGATTGCATGGCGGTGAGTCGTAAGGTAGAACATAACTTAGATCGTGAGGAAGAAGACTTCTCATTAGAAGTGATGTCTGCTGGCGCAACGAGCCCTTTGGAAATTCCGAGACAGTACAAAAAGAATATAGGTAGACACCTAGAAGTGAAGACGCAGGATGGTGAGAAAATCGAAGGATTGATGACCGAGGCGACAGATGCAGAGATTACGCTTACTTGGAAAACAAGAGAGCCTAAGCCTGTAGGTAAAGGAAAAGTAACTGTCGAAAAGATAGAAACATTCCCTTACAATGAGATAGTTCAAGCAAAAGTGATGATTAAATTTTAA
- a CDS encoding universal stress protein, whose translation MIKKILVPTDFSEQAENALRVAADLAKKHNASINLLHMVDLPMTLVDAVTGNQSELPEAIFFMKLAHQRFESVMSAPFLDGVTIEESAEFDGAFEGIMDYVDKYQSDLIVMGSHGDSGLHEFFIGSNAEKVVRNSKIPVLIIKNRHEHFEIKNFIYALDFQAENHNAFKQAIAFAKTNNAQLHSLYVNTPGDFRSTHEVEEQMKKFMDIEGQVENCTLNIYNDNTIESGILHFAEMIDSGLVGIATHGRKGLAHFLNGSLSEGLVNHAKRPVITFRI comes from the coding sequence ATGATTAAAAAAATACTTGTACCCACAGATTTTTCTGAACAGGCCGAAAATGCACTAAGAGTTGCTGCAGATCTAGCAAAGAAACACAATGCGTCTATTAATTTACTACACATGGTAGACCTCCCCATGACACTCGTAGATGCTGTTACTGGAAATCAAAGCGAACTTCCCGAGGCAATTTTCTTCATGAAACTTGCTCATCAAAGATTTGAATCTGTGATGAGCGCACCTTTTCTTGATGGAGTAACTATAGAAGAAAGTGCAGAGTTTGACGGCGCATTTGAGGGAATTATGGATTATGTAGACAAATATCAATCAGACCTAATTGTCATGGGATCCCACGGAGATAGTGGTTTACACGAATTCTTCATTGGTTCAAATGCAGAGAAAGTAGTGCGCAATTCTAAAATTCCAGTACTTATTATTAAAAACAGACATGAGCATTTTGAAATTAAAAACTTTATTTATGCGCTTGACTTTCAAGCAGAGAATCACAATGCTTTTAAACAAGCTATCGCCTTTGCCAAAACAAACAACGCACAACTCCACTCCCTTTACGTAAATACTCCTGGAGACTTTAGATCAACTCATGAGGTTGAAGAACAGATGAAAAAGTTCATGGATATAGAAGGGCAAGTAGAAAATTGCACATTAAACATCTATAATGACAACACGATAGAAAGCGGCATCCTTCACTTTGCAGAGATGATTGACTCTGGGCTAGTAGGTATCGCAACCCACGGTCGCAAAGGGCTCGCTCATTTCTTAAATGGATCCTTGAGTGAAGGACTTGTAAATCACGCAAAACGACCCGTAATCACTTTTAGAATTTAA
- a CDS encoding SLC13 family permease, with the protein MELPILLVFLIIGATIILFVTEFFPIDKIALFVVVSLLLLGLTTPEEAISGFSNAATITILSLMILAVGLEENGVIQWLTDGIRKLKLLPLILITPAFMIVSAGISAFISTTAVVIIFIKIVSQLAEKYNFSSSKLLMPISFAGILGGSCTLMGTSTNLIVNSLAKEAGAESLGFFEFSFIGLAFVLVGVIFMTIASRFLPKDKSKDLQGDYGIDKYVFSIKVKPEASFIGKKIADIDFLTNQNGHILKLIRDRQVINAPGKYVTIQEDDELILLSEISEITDLSATNEISFNEKQEENNAKNDNEDQQQSENKKLTYVELLILPGSEMIGKTIKNLRNMSLQGAFPIAINKRKNIRNTQERLLRKNVENIRVKPGDRLLVETQTTAISRLNSIQNIAILNEHDYKIGKTTLQKSIALIILLGVIGLAASGVLSILGASLTGVAAMLLTNSISLENVYHKINWQIIFLLAGMIPLGVAMTNTGADTWLSENLLTLLDGQTPTVVIALLFGFTMLISGTISNNATAIIMTPVALSLAAGLSLPVKPFILAVMFAANFSFFTPVGYQTNTLIYGTGIYKFKHFLIIGGMLSIILWILATFILSTML; encoded by the coding sequence ATGGAACTACCTATTCTTTTAGTGTTTCTAATAATTGGAGCCACTATAATACTCTTTGTTACAGAGTTTTTCCCAATTGATAAGATTGCACTGTTTGTAGTAGTCTCACTACTACTCCTAGGACTCACTACACCAGAAGAAGCAATAAGCGGTTTTTCTAACGCCGCAACTATAACCATTTTATCACTCATGATTCTAGCTGTAGGGTTAGAAGAAAATGGGGTCATACAATGGCTTACAGATGGTATTAGAAAACTCAAACTCTTGCCACTTATACTTATCACGCCAGCATTTATGATTGTATCTGCAGGCATATCTGCATTTATAAGCACTACAGCAGTGGTGATTATCTTCATAAAGATTGTTTCTCAACTTGCAGAAAAGTATAACTTTTCATCTTCAAAACTCTTAATGCCTATTTCCTTTGCTGGAATTTTAGGAGGAAGCTGTACGCTTATGGGAACCTCTACTAACCTTATCGTAAATTCCCTTGCTAAAGAAGCTGGAGCAGAAAGCTTAGGCTTTTTTGAGTTTTCCTTTATAGGTCTAGCATTTGTTCTAGTAGGTGTAATTTTTATGACTATTGCCTCGCGCTTCTTACCGAAAGATAAAAGCAAAGACCTACAGGGTGATTACGGAATTGATAAATATGTATTCTCAATTAAAGTAAAGCCAGAAGCTTCCTTTATAGGAAAGAAGATTGCAGATATAGACTTCTTAACCAACCAAAATGGGCATATTCTAAAACTCATTAGAGACCGCCAAGTCATTAATGCGCCAGGAAAATACGTAACCATACAAGAAGACGACGAACTTATTTTGCTCTCAGAAATTTCTGAGATTACTGATCTATCAGCTACCAATGAAATAAGCTTTAATGAGAAACAGGAAGAAAACAACGCCAAAAATGACAACGAAGACCAACAACAATCAGAAAATAAAAAACTCACTTATGTAGAGTTACTTATACTTCCTGGGTCTGAAATGATAGGTAAAACCATTAAAAACCTAAGAAACATGTCGCTTCAGGGCGCATTTCCTATTGCTATTAACAAACGAAAGAACATAAGAAATACTCAAGAAAGATTACTGCGAAAAAATGTTGAGAACATACGAGTAAAACCTGGAGACCGTTTACTAGTGGAAACACAAACCACTGCCATATCTAGATTAAACAGCATACAAAACATCGCTATTTTAAATGAGCATGACTACAAAATAGGAAAGACCACACTACAAAAGAGCATTGCATTAATAATTCTGTTAGGCGTAATAGGCTTAGCGGCTTCTGGAGTTCTCTCTATCTTAGGAGCTTCCCTTACTGGAGTTGCCGCCATGCTCCTCACCAACTCAATTTCACTTGAAAATGTGTATCACAAAATAAACTGGCAAATAATATTTTTACTTGCAGGGATGATTCCACTGGGAGTTGCTATGACTAACACTGGCGCAGATACGTGGTTGTCAGAAAACCTCCTCACACTTCTTGACGGACAAACACCTACCGTTGTCATCGCCTTGCTTTTTGGCTTCACAATGTTAATAAGTGGTACCATCTCAAATAACGCCACAGCTATTATTATGACTCCTGTAGCACTATCACTAGCTGCAGGATTAAGTCTTCCAGTAAAACCATTTATTCTAGCAGTTATGTTTGCTGCAAATTTTAGTTTTTTCACCCCTGTGGGTTACCAGACCAACACTCTTATTTATGGAACAGGTATCTATAAGTTCAAACATTTTTTAATTATAGGCGGCATGCTCTCCATTATCTTATGGATACTAGCAACATTCATTCTATCAACTATGTTATAA
- a CDS encoding mechanosensitive ion channel family protein, with amino-acid sequence MYLQADNTGTFTKLTLKLEGWWDAIILKLPNIAIAILVMVLSYFIARGISNLLRRILRKQMQDQSMRRIISKIVYGIILLFGFFLALGVLELDKALTSILAGAGVVALAIGLALQSTLSNTFSGIMLSFLPRIKIGDYVETSEHGGFVHEISLRNLVLRRPDNHYVIMPNSKFIEEPFVNYSLVKRGRITVSCGVAYGSNLHKVKELVTKSITDNFPLEHGERIEFYFTEFGDSSINFMTRFWIDYVKKSQMYAAQDKAILLINDLFAQEDINIPFPIRTLDIPQATINALNNKARD; translated from the coding sequence ATGTATTTACAAGCAGATAACACAGGTACGTTTACAAAACTCACACTAAAACTTGAAGGCTGGTGGGATGCCATTATTCTCAAACTACCTAATATCGCAATTGCAATACTGGTAATGGTGCTTTCATATTTTATAGCAAGAGGTATTAGCAATCTCTTACGCAGAATCTTGAGAAAACAAATGCAAGATCAATCTATGCGTAGGATTATCTCAAAGATAGTTTACGGTATCATTCTTCTCTTTGGATTTTTCTTAGCGCTAGGAGTTTTAGAACTAGACAAGGCACTTACCTCCATACTTGCGGGTGCTGGCGTAGTTGCCCTAGCAATTGGACTTGCACTGCAAAGCACATTATCAAATACTTTTTCTGGTATTATGCTTTCCTTCTTGCCTCGTATCAAAATAGGAGATTATGTAGAAACGAGTGAACATGGAGGATTTGTACATGAAATAAGCCTGCGCAACCTTGTGCTTAGAAGACCCGACAACCATTATGTAATAATGCCTAACTCGAAGTTTATAGAAGAACCTTTTGTAAACTACTCTCTAGTAAAACGCGGCAGAATCACCGTGAGTTGTGGCGTAGCCTATGGATCAAACCTACACAAGGTAAAAGAACTAGTTACCAAATCAATTACTGATAATTTCCCACTAGAACATGGAGAACGCATCGAGTTTTATTTTACAGAATTTGGAGATAGCAGCATCAATTTTATGACCAGATTTTGGATTGATTACGTTAAAAAAAGTCAGATGTATGCTGCTCAAGATAAAGCCATACTTCTCATCAATGACTTATTTGCTCAAGAAGACATTAACATCCCTTTCCCTATAAGAACTCTTGACATCCCTCAAGCAACCATTAATGCACTCAATAACAAAGCTAGAGATTAA
- a CDS encoding pyridoxamine 5'-phosphate oxidase family protein, whose protein sequence is MSHKNLYSEEAIEKLRDLAESIDFAMMATDLEKLPLHIVPMSTKKVDDRGSIWFLSNRYSSHNKHLEKDARVQLIYGDTTSVSFLSVYGTVNVTTNQKIIEELYAKTDDAWFDGKEDPNICALEVIPSHVHYWDTKENALVSLMSLGFAALTGEQQDLNEEGKLEI, encoded by the coding sequence ATGAGTCACAAAAATTTATATAGCGAAGAGGCTATAGAAAAACTACGAGATCTCGCAGAGTCTATTGATTTTGCAATGATGGCAACAGATCTAGAAAAACTACCACTTCATATTGTGCCTATGAGTACAAAGAAAGTAGATGATAGGGGTTCTATCTGGTTTTTAAGTAATAGATATAGTTCTCATAACAAACACCTAGAAAAAGACGCTAGAGTACAGCTTATTTATGGAGATACAACAAGTGTGAGTTTTTTAAGTGTGTATGGTACTGTAAATGTTACTACTAATCAAAAGATAATAGAAGAGCTTTATGCAAAAACAGATGATGCATGGTTTGACGGAAAAGAAGATCCAAACATATGTGCTCTAGAAGTTATACCGAGCCATGTACATTATTGGGATACTAAGGAGAATGCGCTTGTCTCACTAATGTCTTTAGGTTTTGCGGCACTCACAGGGGAGCAGCAAGACTTGAATGAAGAAGGAAAGCTAGAGATTTAA
- a CDS encoding Rho termination factor → MDKNDRPSVMNEEQYEALKDKGMSKEKAARIANTPDAGKKGGASKPYEERSKKELYEQAMDLEIDGCSKMDKEELIKALREDR, encoded by the coding sequence ATGGATAAGAATGACAGACCGTCGGTTATGAATGAGGAGCAATACGAAGCATTAAAGGATAAGGGGATGAGCAAGGAGAAAGCTGCACGAATTGCAAATACGCCTGACGCTGGTAAAAAGGGAGGCGCCTCAAAACCTTATGAAGAGCGCTCTAAGAAGGAGCTGTACGAGCAAGCTATGGATTTGGAAATAGACGGTTGTAGTAAGATGGATAAGGAAGAGTTGATAAAAGCTCTGAGAGAAGATCGTTGA
- a CDS encoding GLPGLI family protein, whose amino-acid sequence MKYFVLFLMLAQISQCFSQNYRVTYVIDNFNMNTGKSVDNSTFNSLEIAINEASSNINKVDFFLETNYKTSVFEGEERIALPNDPFNARELIITTVGFSGYVQSDFTEKFQYNQKSVLGKNFIIEKPIESKKWIITDEEYTILGKKCIKASTRETIKNSKGVFYREVDAYFTPDLTLQSGPGSYSGLPGLILKVEVKSKSVNYSISAKSIEKIKSFPLKDFKEKAISQEDFNKLLADRLSY is encoded by the coding sequence ATGAAATATTTTGTTTTATTTCTTATGCTGGCTCAAATAAGTCAATGTTTCTCCCAGAACTACAGAGTCACGTACGTAATTGATAATTTTAATATGAATACTGGTAAGAGTGTTGATAATTCTACCTTCAATAGTTTGGAAATTGCCATTAATGAGGCGAGTAGCAACATAAATAAGGTTGATTTTTTTTTAGAAACAAATTATAAGACTAGTGTATTTGAAGGTGAAGAGCGTATAGCGCTCCCAAATGATCCTTTTAATGCTAGGGAATTAATTATTACTACAGTTGGTTTTAGTGGTTATGTGCAGAGTGATTTTACTGAGAAATTTCAATACAATCAGAAGAGTGTCCTAGGTAAAAATTTCATAATTGAAAAGCCTATAGAGAGTAAAAAATGGATCATAACAGATGAAGAATATACAATCTTGGGTAAAAAATGTATAAAAGCATCAACCCGAGAAACTATAAAAAATTCTAAAGGTGTTTTTTATAGAGAAGTTGATGCTTATTTTACCCCAGATTTGACTTTGCAATCTGGTCCAGGAAGTTATAGTGGTTTACCTGGTTTAATCTTGAAGGTGGAGGTGAAGAGTAAAAGTGTAAATTATTCTATTTCAGCAAAATCTATCGAAAAAATAAAATCTTTTCCATTAAAAGATTTTAAGGAGAAAGCTATATCCCAAGAAGATTTTAATAAGCTTCTAGCCGATCGGCTGTCTTATTAA